A section of the Castanea sativa cultivar Marrone di Chiusa Pesio chromosome 12, ASM4071231v1 genome encodes:
- the LOC142620268 gene encoding desmethylxanthohumol 6'-O-methyltransferase-like, with the protein METKEARALLEGQAKIWQHLFGFADSMALKYAVELRIADIINSHGGPITLSQIAAGIINSPSLDIPYLARIMRSLVRKKILTAHNPSDGGDTLYGLTPASKWLLHDAELSLAPMVLMENHPWQLAPWHYLSQCVKEGGIAFKKAHGCEIWDFASKNPEFNKIFNDAMACSAKIVMGVVLEEYKNGFDCLGSLVDV; encoded by the coding sequence atggaaacAAAAGAAGCTCGGGCATTGCTCGAAGGCCAAGCAAAAATTTGGCAACATTTATTTGGCTTTGCAGACTCCATGGCATTGAAATATGCTGTGGAGCTCCGCATTGCTGACATTATAAACTCTCACGGTGGTCCGATTACTTTGAGCCAAATAGCAGCCGGAATAATTAACTCCCCTTCTCTTGATATTCCATACCTCGCACGTATAATGAGATCACTAGTCCGTAAAAAGATCTTAACAGCACATAATCCATCAGATGGTGGGGATACTCTCTATGGATTGACCCCTGCATCAAAATGGCTTTTGCATGATGCTGAACTAAGCCTAGCGCCAATGGTATTAATGGAGAACCATCCATGGCAATTGGCACCATGGCATTACCTTAGCCAATGTGTCAAAGAAGGTGGTATTGCCTTTAAGAAGGCTCATGGCTGTGAGATATGGGACTTTGCATCAAAAAATCCTGAAttcaataagatcttcaatgatgCCATGGCATGTTCGGCTAAGATTGTGATGGGGGTGGTCCTAGAAGAATACAAGAATGGGTTTGATTGCTTGGGATCATTGGTGGATGTATGA